The following proteins come from a genomic window of Proteiniphilum propionicum:
- a CDS encoding CDP-glycerol glycerophosphotransferase family protein, producing MITIYRKISLAMVGEYKQYLQRISPGFLYNGLVIVYRGYKQIIKPFRIFIFLLKHKKVEAKHKKALEYVRSKEKIKAAFFINHDSDWKYEGVYRIMEHDERFEPVIIICPYLTYGEEQMLEVMKNGFNVFSEKGYNVIKTLRDDGTWLDVKNEVQPDLIFFANPYLHTRAEYYITNFPDTLTFYVPYAFVITDRPSLRYQLELHYLVYKIFRESDYHSKEARKYSLNRGSNSVVSGYPGLDFVFKDNGRNNAGDQDKSICNDPWKIKDRQVKRIIWAPHHSIETDKSRFNFSNFLEYHQFFLDLADKYKDDIMLSFKPHPLLKPKLKNLPGWGEERTENYYKAWATRPNCQLNEGMYYDLFLSSDAMIHDSVSFLVEYLCTKKPSLYMVIDDYVLSGFSTLGNKIVDAHYHSRTKEDVESFIKDVVISGEDTMKQRREALIKTHLQPPNNNSASRNIMNEIYRITGK from the coding sequence ATGATTACCATATACCGGAAAATATCATTAGCTATGGTTGGAGAATACAAGCAATATCTGCAAAGGATCTCACCCGGATTTCTCTACAACGGATTAGTAATTGTTTACAGAGGATACAAGCAGATTATCAAACCGTTCCGTATTTTTATTTTTCTCCTTAAACACAAGAAAGTAGAGGCAAAACACAAGAAGGCGCTGGAATATGTTCGCAGCAAGGAAAAGATAAAGGCAGCCTTTTTTATTAATCACGATTCGGACTGGAAATACGAAGGTGTGTACAGGATAATGGAGCATGATGAGCGATTTGAACCGGTGATCATCATCTGCCCATATCTGACTTATGGTGAAGAGCAAATGCTCGAAGTGATGAAAAACGGTTTTAATGTTTTTTCCGAAAAGGGATATAACGTGATCAAAACACTCCGTGATGATGGCACATGGCTGGATGTAAAGAATGAGGTTCAACCCGATTTGATTTTTTTCGCCAATCCATATTTACATACAAGGGCCGAATATTATATCACCAATTTTCCCGATACCCTCACTTTTTACGTTCCTTACGCTTTTGTGATTACCGACAGGCCATCGTTACGTTATCAACTGGAACTGCACTACCTGGTGTATAAAATTTTCCGGGAATCAGACTATCACAGCAAAGAGGCCCGGAAATATTCGCTGAACAGAGGGTCCAACTCTGTAGTAAGCGGTTACCCTGGGTTAGACTTTGTTTTTAAAGATAACGGCAGAAACAATGCAGGCGATCAGGATAAAAGTATTTGCAACGATCCCTGGAAAATAAAGGACAGGCAAGTGAAAAGAATCATCTGGGCACCGCATCACAGTATTGAGACTGACAAAAGCCGGTTTAACTTCAGCAATTTCCTTGAGTATCATCAGTTTTTCCTCGATCTGGCAGACAAATATAAAGATGATATCATGCTCTCATTCAAGCCTCACCCGTTATTGAAGCCCAAGCTTAAAAATTTGCCAGGATGGGGTGAAGAGCGAACGGAGAACTATTACAAAGCATGGGCAACCCGTCCCAACTGTCAATTGAACGAAGGCATGTACTATGATCTGTTCCTTTCTTCCGATGCAATGATACATGACAGTGTATCTTTTCTGGTAGAATATCTCTGTACAAAAAAACCAAGCCTCTACATGGTGATTGATGATTATGTTTTGTCCGGTTTTTCAACTCTGGGGAATAAAATTGTTGATGCTCACTACCATTCCCGCACGAAAGAAGATGTTGAATCGTTTATCAAAGATGTAGTTATAAGCGGGGAGGACACCATGAAACAGAGGCGGGAAGCACTAATAAAAACTCACCTTCAGCCTCCCAACAACAACAGTGCCAGCAGGAACATAATGAATGAAATATACAGGATCACCGGCAAGTAA